The following are encoded in a window of Pelagicoccus enzymogenes genomic DNA:
- a CDS encoding FG-GAP-like repeat-containing protein, which translates to MTPQIIRLSLHLPLALFVSALQLHSQALTQTEFSPSPPSNTGKLFEPVPPEESGLQVDNQYDDPLMWTQRYREFMGGGMGSGVCAADFDQDGKVDLYVSTKTKPGRLFRNVGNWRFEDVTDDAGLSESSSVLGWLSSAISDDEAIWRQGAVFADVDNDGWLDLYVCRNRAPNLLYINQGDGTFEEEGEKRGLGITDGSVVGSFVDYDRDGWLDVLVLTNQVDGTESQGRQDRLFRNTGEGYFVETTKEAGIQGSTFGHAATWFDFDEDRWPDLYIANDFSGNDYLYRNNQDGTFSNVLHEVAPSAPYSSMGADTTDINNDGHIDLLVADMATTSREKDRRGLAASRNDVLTTGTTEGIAPQYTRNSLLLNTGLGVFGEVACWAGIEATDWTWSVRFEDFDQDGWADLHVTNGMVREANNSDLLARMMRALSDMQRIAVMKRSPPLDESNLAYRNLSGNGFSEVTEDWGLTDIGVTFGAATADLDNDGDLDLVYLDYNGGLKVFRNNVEKHRSIKIQLQGTQSNSHGIGAVVRIESPSAGLQSRTLTVARGYASSSEPVAHFGVGNDAFIEKLIVEWPSGKQQVFNNLATNSAYKIVEAQSPESVSKPESQSLFSKGNTALGLSFHDKSELALADKEQAFLPFRTDRAGPSLVVADFNGDKVDDVLYGATTGSKHKLLTWKNASFQPQTIPSLAQVETENGPILAFDADMDGDRDLLVTQASANASKWPDHFRVSLLLNDGAGNFTPDTDFPKLSVNAGAAVGADVDSDGDLDLFIGGRSIPGRYPETPDSFLLINDNGTFVNKTKQLAPELAKPGLVKSALFRDVDRDGRPDLIVALEWDYVRYYKNQGGGQFADYTESVGFESGGKGWWNALASADFNGDGSLDFAVGNLGLNTTYHASPQAPATLFYGDFARNGTRLIAEAVYDNGVLYPVRSRVDIGAKLPHVLRTFPKNDDFAKANMAEVYGQAQLDSAQRLEASNFESGIFLSQADGSYAFTPFSAAAQTSPIIGMAAADLDGDGNSDIAATQNTDIAIPRFHGDMGLFLAGTGEGTFTSTPPTKSGLLLPKNGRAIAVFDANADSKPDLLAMQHGANNAYLSNETEYADQWLSVEVRGPRTNIDAIGAQLEFQFPDGSTRYHEIGLGGGWHTQGSHTLYLANPDASQSPTLIVRWPDGTQSSHEDAPSAGVWRVEAIDR; encoded by the coding sequence ATGACCCCCCAAATAATTCGCCTGTCGCTGCACCTCCCTCTCGCCCTTTTCGTCTCAGCACTCCAGCTGCACTCGCAGGCGCTAACGCAAACCGAATTCTCGCCCTCCCCCCCCTCAAACACCGGCAAGCTATTTGAACCCGTACCACCCGAGGAGAGCGGACTCCAAGTCGACAACCAATACGACGATCCACTCATGTGGACCCAACGCTACCGTGAGTTCATGGGTGGAGGGATGGGATCCGGAGTCTGCGCCGCAGACTTCGATCAAGACGGTAAGGTCGATCTTTACGTCAGCACCAAAACCAAACCGGGCAGGCTATTCCGCAATGTCGGAAACTGGCGATTCGAAGACGTCACCGACGATGCAGGGCTCTCCGAGAGTTCCTCCGTGTTGGGCTGGCTCTCCAGCGCCATCTCCGACGACGAGGCAATATGGCGCCAAGGAGCAGTGTTTGCCGACGTTGACAACGATGGCTGGCTCGACCTCTACGTCTGCCGCAACCGAGCCCCTAACCTGCTGTACATCAATCAAGGTGACGGAACCTTCGAGGAGGAAGGCGAGAAACGAGGGCTCGGCATTACGGACGGTAGCGTCGTGGGCTCCTTCGTGGACTACGATCGGGACGGCTGGCTAGACGTGCTAGTGCTCACCAACCAAGTCGACGGTACCGAATCGCAGGGCCGCCAGGATCGCCTCTTTCGCAACACCGGGGAAGGCTACTTCGTGGAGACTACAAAAGAAGCAGGAATTCAAGGGTCGACCTTCGGGCACGCCGCCACTTGGTTCGACTTCGACGAAGACCGCTGGCCTGACCTCTACATCGCCAACGATTTTTCGGGCAACGATTACCTGTATCGAAACAATCAAGACGGAACGTTCTCAAACGTATTGCACGAAGTCGCCCCCAGCGCGCCCTACTCCTCCATGGGAGCCGATACGACCGATATCAATAACGACGGCCACATCGACCTACTCGTCGCCGACATGGCCACCACCTCCCGCGAGAAAGATCGACGCGGCTTGGCCGCCTCCCGAAACGATGTACTGACAACCGGTACCACGGAGGGGATTGCCCCCCAATACACACGCAACAGCCTTCTCCTCAACACAGGACTCGGAGTCTTCGGAGAAGTAGCCTGCTGGGCCGGGATCGAAGCTACAGACTGGACTTGGTCCGTACGCTTCGAGGATTTCGACCAGGACGGCTGGGCAGACCTGCATGTCACCAACGGGATGGTTCGCGAGGCGAACAATAGCGATTTGCTCGCCCGCATGATGCGCGCCCTCTCCGACATGCAACGGATCGCCGTGATGAAGCGATCGCCGCCCCTCGACGAATCAAACCTCGCTTATCGAAACCTCTCCGGAAACGGTTTCTCCGAAGTCACCGAGGACTGGGGGCTTACGGATATCGGCGTCACCTTCGGGGCAGCCACCGCCGACTTAGACAACGACGGCGACCTCGACCTCGTCTACCTAGACTACAACGGTGGCCTCAAGGTCTTTCGCAACAACGTCGAAAAGCATCGAAGCATCAAAATACAACTACAAGGAACCCAGTCGAACTCCCACGGAATCGGCGCGGTCGTCCGCATCGAGTCTCCCTCTGCCGGACTGCAATCACGCACTCTCACCGTGGCTCGAGGTTACGCATCCAGCAGCGAACCTGTCGCCCATTTCGGAGTCGGTAACGACGCTTTCATCGAAAAGCTAATCGTCGAATGGCCATCGGGGAAGCAGCAAGTCTTCAACAATCTCGCAACCAACAGCGCCTATAAAATAGTAGAAGCCCAATCTCCCGAAAGCGTATCCAAACCGGAATCACAAAGCCTGTTCTCAAAGGGCAATACAGCGCTAGGCCTGTCCTTTCACGACAAATCAGAGCTAGCTCTCGCCGACAAAGAGCAGGCCTTCCTCCCTTTCAGAACAGACCGGGCTGGCCCCTCCCTCGTCGTCGCCGACTTCAACGGAGACAAGGTAGATGATGTGCTCTACGGAGCGACGACCGGATCCAAACATAAGCTGCTCACTTGGAAGAACGCTTCGTTCCAACCTCAAACCATTCCCTCGCTCGCCCAAGTCGAAACTGAAAACGGACCAATCCTAGCCTTCGATGCCGACATGGATGGCGATCGAGACCTCCTCGTCACACAAGCGAGCGCGAACGCAAGCAAGTGGCCGGACCACTTCCGCGTGTCCTTGCTGCTCAACGATGGAGCGGGAAATTTCACGCCCGATACCGACTTCCCCAAGCTCAGCGTGAACGCCGGAGCCGCAGTTGGAGCCGATGTCGATTCCGACGGCGACCTCGACCTGTTCATAGGCGGACGCTCAATCCCCGGACGGTATCCAGAAACTCCAGACAGTTTTCTCCTCATCAACGATAACGGCACCTTCGTAAACAAAACCAAACAACTCGCGCCCGAGCTGGCCAAGCCCGGTCTCGTCAAGAGCGCCCTCTTCCGCGACGTCGACCGCGATGGGCGCCCCGACCTGATCGTAGCCCTCGAGTGGGACTACGTTCGCTACTATAAAAACCAAGGAGGTGGCCAATTCGCCGACTACACCGAATCCGTGGGATTCGAAAGCGGCGGAAAGGGCTGGTGGAACGCGCTCGCCAGCGCCGATTTCAACGGCGACGGATCGCTCGACTTCGCTGTCGGCAACCTCGGACTAAACACCACCTACCACGCCTCGCCGCAAGCCCCTGCCACTTTATTCTACGGAGATTTCGCCCGCAATGGGACACGCCTGATCGCCGAAGCCGTCTACGACAACGGGGTCCTCTACCCCGTTCGCTCCCGCGTGGACATAGGGGCCAAACTCCCCCATGTCCTCCGGACCTTTCCCAAGAACGACGATTTCGCCAAAGCGAACATGGCTGAAGTCTACGGACAAGCCCAGCTCGATTCCGCGCAGCGACTTGAAGCGAGCAACTTCGAGTCTGGCATTTTCCTGAGCCAAGCTGACGGTAGCTACGCATTCACGCCCTTCTCCGCAGCAGCGCAGACTAGCCCCATCATCGGAATGGCGGCCGCAGACCTCGACGGAGACGGCAATAGCGACATCGCAGCAACTCAGAACACCGACATTGCCATCCCGCGTTTCCATGGAGACATGGGCCTATTCTTGGCTGGAACCGGAGAGGGAACCTTCACTTCGACACCACCCACAAAGTCAGGACTCCTGCTTCCTAAAAACGGTAGAGCGATCGCCGTTTTCGATGCAAACGCAGACTCGAAGCCTGACTTGCTGGCGATGCAACATGGCGCAAACAATGCCTACCTGTCTAATGAAACTGAATACGCTGACCAGTGGCTCTCCGTTGAGGTTCGGGGCCCTCGGACGAACATAGACGCAATCGGAGCCCAACTGGAATTTCAATTCCCCGACGGATCCACCCGCTACCACGAAATAGGCCTCGGAGGGGGTTGGCACACTCAAGGTTCACACACCCTTTACCTTGCCAACCCTGATGCTTCCCAGTCGCCCACCCTCATTGTGCGATGGCCAGACGGCACCCAAAGCTCCCACGAGGACGCCCCTTCCGCTGGCGTTTGGCGCGTCGAAGCGATCGACCGTTAG
- a CDS encoding ATP-binding protein, translating to MPSFLVHLRLSRLACLALLASGSQFLSWGASSPTIGLPIARIYSIEEIGASRGPQLSFDRLGRLAVISGGSYIVLNDDSWIDLAIHNNDILPMLELAVDSRGTAYYGALASWGIAETTSNGSLRPTSLRPAQYPAWVNATNFTQILFTPTGVLFVGTTGVVHLNTTTMEHSFFELQVASAFTLDSEIYLSSGTYGTVRFDPQSQETEMVSPDIGIFNTAYFGENGIVAATTNNRLVYFDGTSFVERDFGFGSRRLGTISSLESLPDGGFAVAIDGEGLFLIDGEGNRKMALTTTNYRRILDLAARDTGILWLARESSVEKLLYNNPVSVVDHRSDVVIGWPQVLQRGGHSLIASNGLLYKMELSADSWYYEFESVENLPTSGVWAIATNEEHLIVGNSDGVYAQVPGGFSPILENIDANRVYFQDDNTCIVVGGTEIAALKWDGQRWFECAPRIKGVGFPSVAHRTDEALWIELGLDRVGRVWFENGEIQLEIMDQFPWPEPVWVNIGVLNQYIVLSGPDNHRVYLDKATARPVSTPPIESSLQQAEHTVLRVTEDEDGVIWATHAKGVLTFHPSENGYRMDSESLSSISDQYPMITLINGQHAWIATESVLYHVDQDFKPLTVPPRQPFLVSIVDGKTGDQLYSAHHKNDTITELPYSQNHLVFRYFSGGYTPLQKPIYEFSMQKGSESWKVYSEDSLLTLPSLEEGSYRLTAQLTDRDKRVGSPILTSFKIAPPWYRSTLAYVTYWSAGALFCLGIMATGFHRAKRKHEQLELLVQQRTQELRETMQKLTEEARTSATLAERNRLAGEIHDSLQQGLSGIALQLDATLKHDDLDTNLHNRLSVARRMVSYTRQEVQQAVWDLESPWLQDESLPEALRNIAQVLGAGTAKLDFESSGSSFVIPSRRKHHILRIAQEAITNAVRHSGAANIRIVLNYSDTQLSLEVIDDGKGFDPNEVFSEGLGHFGMRGLRTRASRIDGTLNIESSPAKGTRVTLIVPHAKEEQNPRSNNERQKD from the coding sequence ATGCCCTCCTTTCTCGTTCACCTTAGACTCTCCCGACTTGCCTGCCTCGCACTTCTGGCGTCCGGCTCTCAGTTCCTCTCCTGGGGGGCATCGTCCCCTACCATCGGTCTCCCCATCGCGCGCATCTACTCGATCGAAGAAATAGGCGCCTCCCGGGGGCCGCAGTTGAGCTTCGATCGCCTGGGGCGTCTTGCAGTCATCAGCGGCGGAAGCTATATCGTCCTTAACGACGATTCCTGGATCGACCTCGCAATCCACAACAACGACATCCTCCCCATGCTTGAGCTGGCTGTCGACTCGCGAGGTACCGCCTACTACGGAGCGCTTGCCTCCTGGGGTATCGCTGAAACGACAAGCAACGGGTCGCTGCGCCCGACCTCGCTGCGCCCTGCCCAATACCCAGCATGGGTGAACGCCACGAACTTCACCCAGATTCTCTTCACTCCGACAGGCGTTCTCTTCGTCGGCACCACCGGTGTGGTGCACCTGAACACCACAACCATGGAGCACTCGTTCTTCGAGCTCCAAGTTGCCTCCGCCTTCACGCTCGACTCGGAAATCTACCTCTCCTCCGGCACGTACGGCACCGTGAGATTCGATCCACAAAGCCAGGAAACGGAGATGGTCTCCCCGGATATTGGCATCTTCAATACAGCCTACTTTGGAGAAAATGGGATTGTAGCCGCCACCACGAACAACCGGCTCGTTTACTTCGACGGGACATCCTTCGTGGAGCGCGACTTCGGATTTGGCAGCCGACGCCTCGGCACCATCTCCTCCCTCGAAAGCCTCCCCGATGGCGGCTTTGCCGTAGCCATCGATGGCGAAGGACTGTTTCTGATAGACGGCGAGGGAAATCGGAAGATGGCGCTCACCACTACCAATTATCGCCGCATCCTCGACCTCGCAGCTCGCGATACCGGGATCCTCTGGCTCGCCAGAGAAAGCTCCGTCGAAAAACTGCTCTACAACAATCCCGTTTCCGTCGTCGATCATCGCTCAGACGTGGTCATTGGCTGGCCACAAGTCCTGCAACGCGGAGGACACAGCCTCATCGCCTCGAATGGACTTCTCTACAAGATGGAGCTATCAGCCGACTCTTGGTACTACGAATTCGAGTCCGTCGAAAACCTTCCCACTTCAGGAGTTTGGGCAATCGCTACCAACGAGGAGCACCTGATCGTGGGTAACAGCGACGGCGTGTACGCTCAGGTCCCGGGAGGCTTCTCGCCCATCCTCGAGAATATCGACGCCAATCGCGTCTACTTTCAAGACGACAACACCTGCATCGTCGTCGGCGGCACCGAAATCGCAGCTCTCAAATGGGATGGGCAGCGCTGGTTCGAATGCGCGCCACGCATCAAGGGAGTCGGGTTTCCCTCCGTCGCCCACCGCACCGATGAAGCCCTATGGATCGAGCTAGGTCTCGACAGGGTCGGCCGCGTTTGGTTCGAGAATGGCGAAATTCAACTCGAGATCATGGATCAATTCCCATGGCCCGAGCCCGTCTGGGTAAACATCGGCGTGCTTAACCAATACATCGTCTTGAGCGGCCCCGACAACCATCGCGTCTACCTCGACAAAGCGACCGCGCGCCCCGTATCCACGCCCCCGATCGAAAGCTCGCTCCAGCAAGCGGAGCATACCGTGCTGCGCGTCACCGAAGATGAAGACGGCGTGATATGGGCCACTCACGCCAAGGGAGTCCTCACCTTCCATCCAAGCGAGAACGGCTACCGTATGGACAGCGAATCCCTCTCAAGCATCAGCGATCAATACCCGATGATTACCTTGATCAACGGACAACACGCATGGATAGCGACAGAGTCCGTGCTTTATCATGTCGACCAGGATTTCAAGCCGCTGACAGTCCCTCCAAGGCAACCCTTTCTCGTATCCATAGTGGACGGCAAGACCGGTGACCAGCTTTACTCAGCGCACCACAAAAACGACACCATCACCGAACTTCCCTACTCCCAAAACCATCTCGTTTTTCGGTATTTTTCTGGTGGATACACTCCTTTACAGAAACCCATCTACGAATTCTCAATGCAAAAAGGATCCGAAAGCTGGAAGGTGTATAGCGAAGATTCGCTGCTAACCCTTCCCAGCCTAGAGGAAGGGAGCTATCGCCTTACCGCGCAGCTCACAGACAGGGACAAGCGGGTCGGCTCCCCCATACTTACATCGTTTAAAATAGCGCCTCCCTGGTACCGCTCTACCCTAGCTTACGTCACCTACTGGAGCGCAGGGGCCCTCTTCTGCCTCGGCATCATGGCCACTGGGTTCCATCGGGCTAAGAGAAAGCATGAACAACTCGAGCTTCTCGTCCAGCAACGAACCCAGGAACTCCGCGAAACCATGCAAAAGCTCACGGAAGAAGCGAGGACCTCGGCCACCCTTGCCGAACGAAACCGCCTCGCCGGCGAGATTCACGACAGCCTCCAACAAGGCCTTAGCGGCATCGCCCTCCAACTCGACGCCACACTGAAGCATGACGATTTGGATACAAATTTACACAATCGCCTCTCGGTCGCTCGACGAATGGTCTCGTATACCCGTCAAGAAGTCCAACAGGCCGTTTGGGACCTCGAATCGCCATGGCTTCAAGACGAGAGCCTGCCCGAAGCTCTCCGCAACATCGCCCAAGTCCTCGGAGCTGGAACCGCAAAACTGGATTTCGAAAGTTCGGGCTCGTCCTTCGTCATCCCATCCCGCAGAAAACATCATATCCTGCGCATCGCCCAGGAAGCGATAACCAACGCAGTCAGGCACAGCGGAGCCGCAAATATTAGAATCGTGCTTAACTATTCCGACACGCAACTGAGCCTGGA